A DNA window from Cobetia marina contains the following coding sequences:
- the copC gene encoding copper homeostasis periplasmic binding protein CopC, producing the protein MTHAKHWLTTLVAGSLLFSGQAFAHAHVSSANPADGARIASPTSISLTFSEGLELPFSGLGLSRVDGNPVSLGDATLDNGGKTLNAPVSKTLEAGKYAVKWHVLSTDGHKTEGQYQFTVTP; encoded by the coding sequence ATGACGCATGCAAAACATTGGCTCACCACACTCGTCGCTGGCAGCCTGCTGTTCAGTGGCCAGGCATTCGCTCACGCCCATGTCAGCAGTGCCAATCCCGCGGACGGCGCCAGAATCGCCTCGCCGACTAGCATCAGCCTCACCTTCAGCGAAGGGCTGGAGTTGCCCTTCAGTGGCCTGGGTCTCAGCAGAGTCGATGGCAACCCCGTCTCCCTGGGGGATGCCACTCTCGACAATGGCGGCAAGACGTTGAACGCTCCGGTCAGCAAGACGCTCGAGGCAGGAAAATATGCCGTCAAATGGCATGTGCTTTCCACCGATGGTCACAAGACCGAAGGCCAGTATCAGTTCACCGTCACGCCGTGA
- a CDS encoding response regulator: protein MKLLLLEDDDLLAESLAELLEDNGYRLDVSTSLHEAQAFMATEQYALVVLDLGLPDGSGLELLKRWRQSHVDIPVLILTARDTWEDKVVGLRSGADDYLTKPFHEAELLARLHALLRRRQGGGHTYLEVSGIQLDEESQRVRCDGEDWSTLTATEFRLLRYLMHHPDRVHSKVQLLDQLYALEQDAAAPNLVEVYIARLRRRVGKDLIQTRRGQGYLLVSHRSS, encoded by the coding sequence ATGAAGCTGTTGTTGCTTGAGGATGATGACCTGCTGGCAGAAAGCCTCGCTGAACTACTGGAAGATAATGGCTATCGACTGGATGTCTCCACGAGTCTGCATGAAGCACAGGCTTTCATGGCGACGGAACAGTATGCATTGGTCGTTCTGGATCTCGGGCTTCCGGATGGTTCGGGGTTGGAGTTGCTGAAACGCTGGCGACAGTCTCACGTGGATATTCCCGTGCTGATTCTTACGGCACGTGATACCTGGGAGGACAAGGTTGTGGGGTTGCGCAGCGGGGCAGATGATTATCTGACCAAGCCATTTCATGAAGCCGAGTTGCTGGCGCGACTTCATGCGCTGCTTCGGCGTCGCCAAGGGGGAGGCCATACGTATCTTGAGGTCAGCGGGATTCAGCTGGATGAGGAGTCGCAACGTGTCCGTTGCGACGGCGAGGATTGGTCGACCTTGACGGCTACCGAATTCCGTTTGCTGCGCTACCTCATGCATCATCCAGACAGAGTGCATTCCAAAGTGCAGTTGCTGGATCAGCTCTATGCACTGGAGCAGGATGCCGCTGCACCCAATCTGGTGGAAGTCTATATCGCTCGTCTTCGCCGCCGCGTGGGCAAGGACTTGATACAGACCCGTCGCGGACAGGGGTACCTGCTTGTTTCACATCGATCGTCGTAG
- a CDS encoding sulfite exporter TauE/SafE family protein, with translation MPANSADIPYLASLLDGLAQYFPLSLPIVIALILLAAATSALSAAVGVGGGTLLIMIMAQLMPATALIPVHGMVQLGSNGGRMAMTWRHIDMRRLLAFLPGVALGALVAAWVLIRLPEGVLELSIALFVLFTCWGPPLPKRALSRTGTLIAGAITTFLSSLIGASGPLVASFIKQGGGERHTKVATFAACMVAQHLTKAFIFGMAGFLFHEWLPLIVLMIGAGLIGTRLGLRFLDRVSNRHFDGLFKWALSLLALRLAWLGSVSLISH, from the coding sequence ATGCCCGCCAATTCCGCCGATATTCCCTACCTCGCAAGCCTGCTTGACGGCCTCGCGCAGTATTTCCCGCTCTCGCTGCCCATCGTCATCGCGTTGATCCTGCTGGCTGCTGCCACCTCCGCGCTGTCTGCGGCTGTCGGGGTCGGCGGTGGAACGTTGCTGATCATGATCATGGCGCAGTTGATGCCTGCTACCGCCTTGATTCCGGTGCATGGCATGGTGCAGCTGGGTTCCAACGGCGGGCGCATGGCGATGACCTGGCGCCATATCGACATGCGCCGGCTGCTGGCCTTTCTGCCGGGTGTGGCGCTGGGTGCGCTGGTCGCGGCCTGGGTGTTGATCCGCTTGCCTGAGGGGGTGCTGGAGCTTTCCATCGCGCTGTTCGTGCTGTTCACCTGCTGGGGGCCGCCGCTGCCCAAGCGGGCATTGAGCCGCACAGGCACCTTGATCGCCGGTGCCATCACGACGTTTCTTTCGAGTCTGATCGGGGCCAGCGGCCCACTGGTCGCGAGCTTCATCAAGCAAGGCGGCGGCGAGCGTCACACCAAGGTGGCGACCTTCGCGGCCTGCATGGTCGCGCAGCACCTCACCAAGGCCTTCATCTTCGGCATGGCAGGGTTTCTCTTCCATGAGTGGTTGCCCCTGATCGTGCTGATGATCGGTGCGGGCCTGATCGGTACCCGCCTCGGACTGCGTTTTCTGGATCGTGTCTCAAACCGGCACTTCGATGGCCTGTTCAAATGGGCGCTGTCATTGCTGGCACTCAGGCTTGCCTGGCTGGGTAGCGTCTCTCTGATCAGTCATTGA
- a CDS encoding copper resistance protein B yields the protein MSISHHSFRLASVTAFLFSSAGVSQAFAQDGYDAPQSWPSPMAEHLQWSAAFDRLEYSLPNKGEDSLVWDFQAWYGGDTHRVYLKSEGENTQGDGEDAEFESLELLYSRLIADFWEFQIGGGYQGGVLSDDHDESVYGVFGLQGTAPYRIETDAAVQYREGGIVTASLELEHDIRLTQRWYLQPRSEIVLAANESRQQAIGSGLNSVRIGLRARYEVTRRVAPYVGMYWQREYGETADMRREESETVEDTGIVIGIRMMF from the coding sequence ATGTCAATCAGTCATCATTCATTTCGTCTTGCCAGCGTGACGGCGTTTCTGTTCTCCAGTGCTGGTGTCTCTCAAGCGTTCGCTCAGGATGGCTATGATGCCCCGCAGTCATGGCCATCACCCATGGCAGAACATCTCCAGTGGAGTGCAGCATTCGATCGCCTGGAATATAGCCTTCCGAATAAGGGCGAGGACTCACTGGTATGGGATTTTCAGGCCTGGTATGGCGGAGATACCCATCGTGTCTATCTCAAGTCAGAAGGGGAAAATACCCAGGGCGATGGCGAAGACGCCGAGTTTGAGTCACTTGAGCTTCTTTATAGTCGCCTGATTGCCGATTTCTGGGAGTTTCAGATTGGAGGTGGCTATCAGGGCGGCGTACTCAGTGATGATCATGATGAAAGCGTGTATGGGGTCTTCGGGCTTCAAGGGACTGCACCCTACAGAATCGAGACGGATGCAGCAGTCCAATATCGAGAGGGAGGCATCGTCACTGCCAGTCTGGAACTTGAACATGATATACGCCTGACGCAGCGCTGGTATCTACAGCCACGTAGTGAAATCGTCCTTGCTGCCAATGAATCCAGACAACAGGCTATCGGATCGGGTCTCAATTCTGTGCGAATCGGCTTGCGTGCTCGCTATGAGGTGACTCGTAGAGTAGCTCCTTATGTAGGTATGTATTGGCAGCGGGAGTATGGCGAAACTGCTGATATGCGGCGTGAGGAAAGCGAGACGGTAGAAGATACGGGTATCGTGATTGGGATCCGCATGATGTTCTGA
- a CDS encoding bifunctional diguanylate cyclase/phosphodiesterase gives MQRFEMIQTLLGQMLGQIDDIILLADDQRHITYMNDSAVKAFGYPRDVLIGQQTRILYASNDEFERQGTRQFRTDALPPREGRVIRYRRQDGSFFYGETLGGPIKDPSSDNTFMFGLIRDVSRRVTAEHTLHRLHAITSSRQLSFNDRIDELLKLGCAHFGLPIGIFSRITDGDYVVQRACHPEDLLAPGLSFSLSDTYCDHVYKADSVQAFHHVASSEIRNHPCYSNFNLEAYIGAPVIVDGERYGTFNFSSPDPVKPFTSQDIELVRLIALWAGHEVARANDINALKEAHQALEKVAITDPLTGLYNRRHAQKVLEESITALSTSQVDQPLCVALLDFDHFKKINDNYGHDAGDLALQQLGVLAEDILLPGDTLARWGGEEFLAILPNSLLSDSATRINTLRQRMKDSVVEHAGQRLPLSLSIGLTCLAPSERATREQLIARADEAMYAAKEDGRNCLRMV, from the coding sequence ATGCAACGCTTTGAGATGATTCAAACCCTGCTGGGCCAGATGCTTGGCCAGATCGACGATATCATCTTGCTTGCGGATGATCAGCGACACATCACCTACATGAACGACAGCGCGGTAAAGGCATTCGGCTATCCGCGTGACGTGCTGATCGGCCAGCAGACACGCATACTGTATGCCTCCAACGATGAATTCGAGCGCCAGGGCACGAGACAATTCCGAACCGATGCCCTGCCCCCCAGGGAGGGGCGGGTCATTCGCTATCGACGTCAGGATGGCAGCTTCTTCTATGGCGAGACACTCGGCGGCCCCATCAAGGACCCGTCCAGCGACAACACCTTCATGTTCGGCCTGATCCGCGATGTCTCTCGTCGCGTGACAGCAGAGCACACCCTGCACCGACTCCACGCCATCACCTCTTCTCGCCAGCTGTCCTTCAATGATCGCATTGATGAACTCCTGAAACTGGGATGTGCCCACTTTGGCCTGCCCATCGGTATCTTCAGCCGCATCACGGATGGTGATTACGTCGTCCAGCGTGCCTGCCATCCGGAAGACCTGCTGGCACCGGGACTGAGTTTCTCTCTCAGCGATACCTACTGTGATCACGTCTACAAGGCCGATAGCGTACAAGCCTTCCACCATGTGGCAAGCAGCGAGATCAGAAACCATCCCTGCTACTCCAACTTCAATCTGGAAGCCTACATCGGCGCGCCGGTGATCGTGGATGGAGAACGCTACGGTACCTTCAACTTCTCGAGCCCCGATCCGGTGAAACCCTTCACTTCGCAGGATATCGAGCTGGTGCGTCTCATCGCACTGTGGGCCGGACATGAAGTCGCGCGTGCCAATGACATCAATGCTCTGAAGGAAGCCCATCAGGCGCTCGAGAAGGTCGCGATCACTGACCCGCTGACCGGCCTTTACAACCGACGTCATGCTCAGAAAGTGCTGGAGGAGAGCATCACCGCGCTGTCGACTTCCCAGGTCGACCAACCATTGTGCGTCGCATTGCTGGACTTCGATCACTTCAAGAAGATCAACGACAACTACGGCCATGACGCCGGTGACCTTGCCTTGCAGCAGCTGGGTGTCCTCGCCGAGGACATTCTGCTGCCCGGGGATACTCTCGCCCGCTGGGGAGGTGAGGAATTTCTGGCCATCCTGCCCAATTCACTGCTCAGCGACTCTGCCACACGCATCAATACGCTGCGTCAGCGCATGAAGGACAGTGTCGTGGAGCACGCTGGACAACGCCTGCCACTGTCATTGAGCATCGGACTTACCTGTCTTGCACCCAGCGAGCGTGCCACGCGCGAGCAGCTCATCGCTCGCGCGGACGAGGCCATGTACGCCGCCAAGGAAGATGGGCGGAACTGCCTCAGAATGGTGTGA
- a CDS encoding TauD/TfdA family dioxygenase yields MALPMTPDYDSWPIDETLVKVTHEARYLSVSWSDGRVSRFHSVWLRENAADDTTINPATRERILDLSQLPAWPEIAKASIDEDGALSVLFTPEDRRLRFHPGFLRANDYDNQSVLPPELPPLALWHGEQLEQPPTIDAARLASAEHGSQQESEILNPALHELLGKGLVRLRNLPAESGALEKVAERIGSIRTTNFGHLFNVRAIQNPDSNAYTSIALPPHVDLPTREYQPGLQCLHCIENSVEGGMAVMMDGFAIATALKEEHPEAYETLITVHWRYANTSRNTDHVWHSPMIVLGQAGELLEVRIADFLRGPMMAPFEQTEIAYDALMTLQRMLREPRSALRFTYAPGDLVIFDNRRLLHARDAFEGDSGSRWLQGCYLERDEVRSRYRMLKRAERAERVEATPTV; encoded by the coding sequence ATGGCGCTCCCGATGACACCCGACTACGACAGCTGGCCGATTGACGAGACTCTCGTGAAGGTCACCCACGAAGCGCGCTATCTCAGCGTGAGCTGGAGCGACGGACGCGTCAGTCGTTTCCACAGTGTCTGGTTGCGCGAGAACGCCGCGGATGACACCACCATCAATCCAGCGACACGCGAACGCATACTGGATCTCTCCCAGCTGCCAGCATGGCCGGAGATCGCCAAGGCCAGCATCGATGAGGACGGTGCGCTCAGCGTGCTGTTCACGCCGGAAGACCGCCGCCTGCGCTTCCACCCGGGCTTCCTGCGTGCCAATGATTACGACAACCAGAGTGTCTTGCCGCCAGAACTGCCGCCGCTTGCTCTCTGGCATGGTGAACAGCTGGAACAGCCCCCGACCATCGACGCCGCCCGCCTGGCCAGTGCCGAGCATGGCAGCCAGCAGGAGTCCGAGATCCTCAATCCGGCCCTGCACGAGCTGCTCGGCAAGGGACTGGTGCGTCTGCGTAATCTGCCGGCGGAGTCCGGCGCCCTGGAGAAGGTCGCCGAGCGCATCGGCTCGATCCGCACCACCAACTTCGGTCACCTCTTCAATGTCCGCGCGATCCAGAACCCGGACTCCAACGCCTACACCTCCATCGCGCTGCCACCGCATGTAGACTTGCCGACCCGGGAATACCAGCCGGGCCTGCAGTGTCTGCATTGCATCGAGAACAGCGTGGAAGGCGGCATGGCGGTGATGATGGATGGCTTCGCCATCGCCACGGCACTGAAGGAAGAACACCCAGAGGCCTATGAGACCCTCATCACGGTGCACTGGCGTTACGCCAATACCTCGCGCAATACCGATCACGTCTGGCATTCACCAATGATCGTGCTGGGCCAGGCGGGAGAGCTGCTGGAAGTGCGGATCGCCGACTTCCTGCGGGGCCCGATGATGGCACCGTTCGAGCAGACCGAAATCGCCTACGACGCCCTGATGACACTGCAGCGCATGCTGCGTGAGCCGCGCTCCGCCCTGCGCTTCACCTACGCGCCAGGTGACCTTGTCATCTTCGACAATCGCCGCCTGCTGCACGCCCGCGATGCCTTCGAAGGCGACAGCGGCAGCCGCTGGCTGCAGGGCTGCTACCTGGAGCGTGACGAGGTGCGCTCTCGCTACCGCATGCTCAAGCGTGCCGAGCGCGCGGAGCGGGTCGAGGCAACGCCTACGGTCTGA
- a CDS encoding copper resistance system multicopper oxidase gives MASGTSDFSVSRRQLLKGGSALGLGTMALGVAPAWANPWGRTSTYSQGVVHGPEVSLVIRREDFDIDGQFARPITINGSSPGPMVRLKEGQDAVIKVTNLMDEPTSIHWHGIILPPEMDGVPGISFAGIAPGETFTYRFPVTQSGTYWYHSHSGLQEQEGHAGPLIIDSATPEAFTYDREHVLLLTDWTFEDPKTVFRNLKTMEGYYNFQERTVADFFADVRRRGLVETIEARSMWAEMRMSSRDIADVTGSTYTYLLNGQSPEENWTALFKRGETVRLRVVNGSAMSYFDLRIPGLKMTVVAADGQPVQPVEVDEFRIAVAEAYDVLVTPEDDKAYTIFAEAMDRSGYARATLAPRPGMEAPVPERRQIADRGMEAMGAHAGMDHSQMAGMDHSQMAGMEHSKMAGMDHSQMAGMDHSKMAGMDHSQMAGMDHSKMTGLQADVAKDGMLMAGAVQQGARYDQAGIGLDQSLRRVLVYQDLKAHAPWPDRRGPTREMELHLTGNMERYMWSFDGKKFSEVNGPIHFKKDERLRLILINDTMMEHPIHLHGMWMELENGQGDLIPRKHTLNVKPGERVSALITADAEGSWAFHCHLLYHMDAGMFRVVKVS, from the coding sequence ATGGCATCAGGAACGTCTGATTTCTCTGTATCTCGTCGTCAATTGCTGAAGGGAGGTTCTGCCCTGGGGCTTGGCACAATGGCACTTGGGGTGGCACCTGCCTGGGCCAATCCCTGGGGGCGAACATCAACGTATTCCCAAGGGGTTGTGCATGGCCCCGAAGTCTCGCTTGTCATTCGTCGTGAAGATTTCGACATCGACGGGCAGTTCGCGCGTCCCATCACGATCAATGGCAGCAGCCCGGGCCCCATGGTGCGTTTGAAAGAGGGGCAGGATGCTGTCATCAAGGTGACGAACCTGATGGATGAGCCGACCTCCATCCATTGGCATGGCATCATACTTCCCCCGGAAATGGACGGCGTGCCGGGTATCAGCTTCGCGGGAATCGCACCAGGCGAGACCTTTACCTATCGGTTTCCTGTCACGCAGAGCGGTACCTACTGGTATCACAGCCATTCAGGCCTTCAGGAGCAGGAAGGCCATGCTGGGCCCCTGATCATCGATTCAGCGACTCCCGAAGCCTTCACATATGATCGTGAGCATGTCCTGCTGCTCACTGACTGGACGTTTGAAGATCCCAAGACAGTCTTTCGCAATCTCAAGACCATGGAGGGGTATTACAACTTCCAGGAGCGGACTGTCGCTGATTTCTTTGCGGATGTGCGGCGTAGAGGGCTGGTAGAGACGATCGAGGCACGCAGCATGTGGGCTGAGATGCGCATGAGTTCGCGGGATATCGCGGATGTCACCGGCAGCACCTATACGTATCTACTCAATGGTCAATCGCCTGAGGAAAATTGGACCGCGCTCTTCAAGCGTGGGGAAACCGTACGTCTGCGTGTCGTCAATGGCTCGGCAATGAGTTACTTCGATTTACGTATTCCAGGTTTGAAGATGACCGTGGTCGCTGCAGATGGCCAGCCAGTGCAACCGGTAGAAGTGGATGAGTTCCGCATTGCCGTGGCGGAAGCCTACGATGTGCTGGTGACACCGGAAGACGACAAGGCGTACACCATCTTCGCCGAAGCCATGGACCGCAGTGGCTACGCGCGAGCCACGCTGGCACCTCGCCCCGGGATGGAGGCGCCCGTACCTGAACGACGACAGATCGCTGATCGCGGGATGGAGGCCATGGGCGCTCATGCGGGTATGGATCATTCGCAGATGGCCGGCATGGACCATTCGCAGATGGCAGGTATGGAACATTCGAAGATGGCAGGCATGGACCATTCGCAGATGGCAGGTATGGATCATTCGAAGATGGCCGGTATGGACCATTCGCAGATGGCAGGCATGGATCATTCGAAGATGACGGGCCTGCAAGCCGATGTAGCCAAGGATGGCATGCTGATGGCGGGTGCTGTTCAGCAGGGGGCTCGTTACGACCAGGCAGGCATCGGTCTGGATCAATCGCTGCGTCGTGTATTGGTCTATCAGGACCTCAAGGCCCATGCGCCCTGGCCGGACAGACGTGGCCCCACGCGCGAGATGGAGCTGCATCTGACCGGCAACATGGAGCGCTATATGTGGTCCTTCGATGGCAAGAAGTTCAGTGAAGTCAATGGCCCGATTCACTTCAAGAAAGATGAGCGACTTCGGCTCATCCTGATCAATGACACCATGATGGAACATCCCATACACCTGCACGGCATGTGGATGGAGTTGGAGAATGGTCAAGGAGATCTGATTCCTCGCAAACATACCTTGAATGTCAAACCGGGTGAGCGAGTGTCAGCGTTGATCACTGCAGATGCAGAAGGTAGCTGGGCTTTCCATTGCCATCTTCTGTATCACATGGACGCAGGTATGTTCCGTGTCGTAAAGGTTTCTTGA
- a CDS encoding GlxA family transcriptional regulator — MSSHDSHASSPDSRSAVGLAEDGVLSAQPTGIAPLTAALASPTQHERHQLGIFLLPGFAMVALFSMIEPLRIANRLRGTRLYQWTLASQDGAPVKASNGMVLPVDTARDELPSVDKLVVCTSFAPEAYLEDRTLQWLEQRSRSGCQLGGVDTGCFVLARAGLLTGKTVTLHWESLPEFTQRFDEVDAVESLYEISDDGFFCAGGSAPLDMSLELIRRQHGQTLYQAVREQLILDQGRLPASRQRGLSQQSADLADPLLRRAITRMENTLEAPLSIEALAEELGLSWRQLERRFQQGLGCTPQAYQGERRLLHARTLLHDTRHGITDIALACGFTSHSSFTRAFRRRFGITPTQARRQPPRPVS; from the coding sequence ATGTCATCACACGACTCCCATGCCTCCTCTCCTGATTCCCGCAGCGCCGTCGGCCTGGCGGAAGATGGCGTTCTGTCAGCGCAGCCCACCGGCATCGCGCCCCTGACGGCAGCGCTCGCCTCGCCGACTCAGCACGAGCGCCACCAACTGGGCATCTTCCTGCTGCCGGGCTTCGCGATGGTCGCGCTGTTCTCGATGATCGAACCGCTGCGCATCGCCAATCGCCTGCGCGGGACACGCCTGTATCAGTGGACACTCGCCAGTCAGGATGGCGCACCGGTCAAGGCCTCCAACGGCATGGTCCTGCCGGTGGACACGGCACGTGACGAGCTCCCCTCGGTGGACAAGCTGGTCGTATGTACCAGCTTTGCCCCGGAAGCCTATCTGGAAGATCGCACTCTCCAATGGCTTGAGCAGCGCTCCCGCAGCGGCTGCCAGCTCGGGGGCGTGGACACCGGCTGCTTCGTGCTGGCACGTGCAGGCCTGCTGACGGGCAAGACGGTCACATTGCACTGGGAGAGCCTGCCGGAATTCACCCAACGCTTCGATGAGGTGGATGCCGTGGAGTCTCTCTATGAAATCAGTGATGACGGTTTCTTCTGCGCCGGAGGCAGCGCCCCGCTGGACATGAGTCTGGAGCTGATCCGCCGCCAGCATGGCCAGACGCTCTATCAGGCGGTACGCGAACAGTTGATTCTCGATCAGGGACGACTGCCCGCCAGCCGGCAGCGCGGCCTCAGTCAACAATCGGCAGACCTGGCAGATCCGCTGCTCAGACGTGCCATCACGCGCATGGAAAACACCCTGGAGGCGCCACTCAGCATCGAGGCACTGGCCGAGGAGCTCGGGCTCTCATGGCGTCAGCTGGAGCGGCGCTTCCAGCAAGGGCTGGGATGCACGCCTCAGGCCTATCAGGGAGAACGTCGCCTGCTGCATGCGCGCACTCTGCTTCATGACACCCGCCACGGCATCACCGATATCGCCCTGGCCTGCGGATTCACATCGCACTCGAGCTTCACCCGCGCCTTTCGTCGCCGCTTCGGGATCACCCCGACACAGGCACGACGCCAGCCACCGCGTCCCGTCTCATGA
- a CDS encoding c-type cytochrome, with protein MKKMLWGMWLTLMMLATLGAGAVYSGVISVAADDPHWGWVYEVFETARDRSIEFHSSAIQAPLLDDEAMIVAGAGNYASMCASCHLAPGMSETELSRGLYPSPPNFAASTMSGEPHERFWVIKHGIKASGMPAWGQSMQDEYIWQMVAFMEELPDMSAARYTALVAASDGHQHGGGETTLSQSSHHADGVGELPHDDGHHDALQESPAQESHGLKSNGDADGHSHAAHDQEHQH; from the coding sequence ATGAAAAAAATGCTATGGGGAATGTGGCTGACGTTGATGATGCTGGCAACTCTTGGTGCGGGGGCGGTTTATTCCGGGGTCATCAGTGTGGCCGCGGATGACCCGCACTGGGGTTGGGTGTACGAAGTATTTGAAACGGCGCGTGATCGCTCCATCGAGTTCCACTCCAGTGCTATCCAGGCTCCCCTGCTTGATGATGAAGCCATGATTGTCGCCGGTGCAGGCAATTATGCCTCGATGTGCGCCTCCTGCCATCTGGCACCTGGTATGTCAGAGACAGAACTCAGTAGGGGGCTTTATCCCAGTCCCCCGAATTTCGCAGCATCTACCATGAGCGGTGAGCCTCATGAGCGTTTCTGGGTCATCAAGCATGGGATAAAAGCCAGCGGAATGCCGGCATGGGGGCAGAGCATGCAGGATGAGTACATCTGGCAGATGGTCGCTTTCATGGAAGAACTTCCTGACATGAGTGCTGCGCGTTATACGGCCCTTGTGGCAGCAAGTGATGGTCATCAACATGGCGGAGGTGAGACTACGCTATCGCAGTCATCGCACCATGCTGATGGGGTTGGAGAGTTACCCCATGATGATGGGCATCATGATGCTTTGCAGGAAAGCCCTGCTCAGGAAAGTCATGGTCTGAAAAGCAACGGTGATGCAGATGGTCATTCTCACGCCGCGCATGATCAGGAGCATCAACATTGA
- a CDS encoding ATP-binding protein → MFHIDRRSLRFRLLTRLGGASLAVVLFAWYLHGVFLHELAKDFLGERLKDEASHIVTLLKKDERPVAQLMVAAREESLSFHHFYVLRVGNEVSTSLPAMPMEMLPLLEGKGDALFMHQLQQQPMLAYRYGFDLRGQRVQLLIAENFSPVEKGLTRVHWWIGASALLLWGILVSLNLLAVRRGLKPLSGLRHQLSELQTGHRKRIVLTVPSELDTLVSQLNKLLDEFDRRLTRSRESVANLSHALKTPLAALTQVLRGTRPINEVRRGKMLQRVEAIHSQLEAELRRARIAGPRAGQTTRPAEEAGRLIEMFQGLYPQRTFLLECLGVSNEHADSWVNVETQDFTEMLGILLDNAGKWSVNQVQCRVTVESDQVVLCIEDDGPGVPQEQLAHLGERGWRQDETYPGYGLGLSILSHLVKQYAGCVSYSSGAAGGLRVNVHLPTRK, encoded by the coding sequence TTGTTTCACATCGATCGTCGTAGCCTTCGTTTTCGTCTGCTGACACGCCTGGGAGGGGCATCCCTCGCTGTAGTGTTGTTTGCCTGGTATCTGCATGGGGTCTTTCTGCACGAGCTGGCGAAGGATTTTCTTGGTGAGCGTCTCAAGGATGAGGCATCTCACATCGTCACCTTGCTCAAGAAAGATGAGCGTCCTGTTGCCCAGCTCATGGTGGCGGCACGCGAGGAGTCTCTGAGCTTTCATCATTTCTATGTGTTGCGAGTCGGGAACGAGGTCAGTACTTCGCTTCCTGCCATGCCGATGGAGATGCTTCCTTTGCTTGAGGGCAAGGGGGATGCGTTGTTCATGCATCAGCTGCAGCAGCAGCCTATGTTGGCCTATCGTTATGGCTTTGATCTGCGCGGGCAACGGGTGCAATTGTTGATTGCCGAGAATTTCTCGCCAGTGGAGAAGGGCTTGACCCGAGTTCATTGGTGGATTGGTGCCAGCGCCTTGTTGTTGTGGGGAATTCTCGTGTCACTCAATCTGCTGGCGGTAAGACGGGGTCTCAAGCCCTTGAGTGGCTTGCGTCACCAGTTGAGTGAACTCCAAACCGGCCATCGAAAGCGGATTGTCCTCACGGTGCCGTCGGAGCTGGATACGCTGGTGTCACAGCTCAATAAGCTGCTGGATGAATTTGATCGCCGTCTGACTCGCTCACGAGAGTCCGTCGCCAACCTGTCCCATGCTCTAAAGACACCTCTGGCGGCATTGACGCAGGTGTTGCGGGGCACACGCCCGATCAATGAGGTACGTCGTGGCAAGATGCTGCAACGTGTCGAAGCGATACACTCCCAGCTGGAGGCCGAACTCAGGCGAGCCCGTATTGCTGGCCCACGTGCGGGCCAGACCACGCGCCCTGCTGAAGAGGCCGGGCGATTGATCGAGATGTTCCAGGGACTCTATCCGCAGCGCACCTTCTTGCTGGAGTGTCTGGGCGTATCTAATGAGCATGCGGATAGCTGGGTGAATGTCGAGACACAGGATTTCACCGAAATGCTCGGGATATTGCTGGATAATGCGGGCAAGTGGTCTGTCAATCAGGTGCAATGCCGAGTGACGGTAGAGAGTGACCAGGTCGTACTCTGTATTGAGGATGATGGTCCTGGGGTGCCGCAGGAACAACTGGCCCATCTTGGCGAGCGTGGATGGCGACAGGACGAAACTTACCCAGGTTATGGGTTGGGGCTCTCCATTCTTTCGCATCTCGTCAAGCAATACGCGGGTTGCGTGAGCTACTCATCAGGAGCAGCAGGGGGATTGAGAGTCAACGTGCATCTGCCAACACGTAAATAG